The Pectobacterium sp. A5351 genome contains the following window.
TATGTGGTGCCGTATGAGTTTAAGAAATGATGTACTGAATACTCTATCTTATAGGATTTAATCATTTTGTTGATTATTAATAGATTATTTTTCTAGGCAGAGGGATATATGGAAGGAATCAAAGAGATTGAATTAACACAATTTTTTAATAATGCTAAAAAATGTTTTTTTTATGCGCTAAAAATTTCACCTATATACATACTATCCTCCATAGTTATTGTTTGGGGTTATTTAGGGCATTTTTCACGACTTGATTTGTTAATTGGCGCAATTGAAAGTAAAACAACACTTATTTCAATATTTGGTTCGTTTTTATTCATGTCAGTGTTAATGTCTTTTATATTTGTACTTCCAAGTGTTAATTTAATGTTGTTTTCATCCTTTGTTAAAGAAAGTTATATCAGCAGCACAAAGTATATGCCATATATCACTTTGATGATGATAATATCTATGTTGATCTCTATCTTTATATTATCGTCTGACCTTTTTGCTTCTTTTGCTAAAGAAAATATTTATTTAGAAACGGCTTTATTCTATATAAGCGAACCATTTCGCTCTTTACTTATATCTTTTATCCCTCCCGTTTTATTTATGGTTTTTACTTGCAAGGTGAAGAATACTCATGCCAATATCCGTGAAGGATTTAGTAAATTAATTAGGGTGGCTGGCTCTATTGTTGTCACTTCTTTTATCTGTTTTTTATCTTCAATATCAATAACACTATCTATTTCTTTGCTCTTGATGAATATGGATGGACATACTTTTTCTGGATTTTTATACGCTTTATTTTTTCTCTCTTTTTATTCTATTTTATCATTGTTTCCAGCTATGATTTTTTATTCAAGAAATTTTTCTTTTGGAAATAATGGTCTTTTTAATATTAAAATTGCAAAAGAGACTATTTTTTCCGTTTTGGCTTCATTGTTTTTAATTTTCTTCTTTTGGCCTAATGGTTTTTTATTTATCAGTTCAAATACGTTAAGTGTAATCGGCATATTAGATAAAAGAACTCATTATTACCATGTTACATCTGATAAATACTATAAAGAGTTATTTCCTAATTCAATATGGGATACACAATCCTTAAAAGATAGAAGTGATTTCTTCATTAAAGCTGTTAATATGTTCTCGCTTGATGGAAAAAATCTAATTTGCCCCGAATATGTAGAGAATCTTAGAAGAAAAACATTGATTTCAAGTTTCGATCATTTTCCTCCAAAGCAAGATAAAAACCTTACTGAGAATTTTAAATCTATGGCAAAAGGTTGTGTAGTTCTTAGTAGTGACGAATTTAAACAGTGGGATACAATTATTAATGCGGAAGGGAAATTTAAAATTTGAGGATATATTATCTACCGCGCCAGCCCCTTTTTTGGGAGGGGCTGGCGCTCATCTTTCTTATGTGGATGATTTTCCAGCTACTCATCATATCCAAGTATCATGTTGCCAGATCGTCTTCCACCATATAGAAGTAGCAAGCCGGAATGTGTAGCACCGACGCTAGCCGACAAGCCAGTGCAAAATCCGGCTTATAAATACAGCACTAATCTTAACCCAGTGACAGCTTAAGCTGCATCCCGCAAGCAGCGGCATACCGTTGTAAGGTTGAGATACTCGCACTGGAAACATTTCTCTCAAGGCGGCTCACCGCAGGTTGGCTTACACCCATGCGAGCAGCGATCTCTGTACTTGTCAGACCTGACTTGGACTTCATTTCGATCAGAACAGCGCGAAGCGCTTCTTCTTGAGTTTCGTCCTCATACGCTTTTTTAACTTCAGGATTAGAAAGCGCTTTCGCTTTAACTTCAGAGAAGTTGATACCTTTAACTGCCATCTTTCAATTCCTCCCATCTTGACTTTGCCAGCGCTATTTCAGCTTTCGGGGTCTTAGGGGTTTTCTTTACGAACGTCCTTAAAATATAGATCTTACGTCCTTTTGCGTAAGCAAAAAACGTTCTGCTGATGTCTTTTCTACCAACCCGTAGCTCAAACAACCCACCTTCGATGATGTCCGTGTCTGGATATCTTAGCTCGGGCCCTTTAGCTTCAAGTTTTTCAAGCCCTTTAAGCGCTTTTGCCTGCATAACAGGTTCGAGGTC
Protein-coding sequences here:
- a CDS encoding helix-turn-helix domain-containing protein, whose amino-acid sequence is MAVKGINFSEVKAKALSNPEVKKAYEDETQEEALRAVLIEMKSKSGLTSTEIAARMGVSQPAVSRLERNVSSASISTLQRYAAACGMQLKLSLG
- a CDS encoding type II toxin-antitoxin system RelE/ParE family toxin, encoding MYELIFHPEAASEIYDLEPVMQAKALKGLEKLEAKGPELRYPDTDIIEGGLFELRVGRKDISRTFFAYAKGRKIYILRTFVKKTPKTPKAEIALAKSRWEELKDGS